The following coding sequences are from one Acidimicrobiia bacterium window:
- a CDS encoding transketolase C-terminal domain-containing protein, whose amino-acid sequence MRHRFGETATALLDERPDVVVVLADIGTARLAETGAAERHSTRLINVGIREQAMVAVAAGFALEGFRPIVHSYAPFLVERPFEQLKLDLGHQGVGAVLVSIGATFDASTEGRTHQSTGDVAMVSSLPGWRVHVPGHPDEVEPLLRAAVEGTGSEYIRLSAASNRKPMARRPGEVIPVRHGSTGAPVVLAVGPMLDVVLAATAARDVTVAYVATVHPLDRRAVRALASSATEIVVVEPYLAGTSAAGIAAALWDKPHRLLCVGAPAAELRRYGTREQLEADAGLDAAGIAAQLAGFLDLVQAA is encoded by the coding sequence GTGAGGCATCGATTCGGCGAGACGGCAACCGCCCTGCTCGACGAGCGCCCCGACGTCGTCGTCGTGCTGGCGGACATCGGCACCGCCCGCTTGGCGGAGACCGGAGCGGCGGAGCGCCACTCCACCCGTCTCATCAACGTCGGAATTCGCGAGCAAGCGATGGTCGCGGTGGCGGCCGGTTTCGCGCTCGAGGGTTTCAGGCCGATCGTGCACAGCTACGCCCCCTTCCTCGTGGAGAGGCCCTTCGAGCAGCTGAAGCTCGACTTGGGACACCAGGGCGTCGGGGCAGTACTCGTGTCCATCGGCGCCACGTTCGATGCTTCCACCGAGGGCCGCACCCATCAGTCGACTGGAGATGTCGCGATGGTATCGAGCCTCCCTGGATGGCGAGTTCACGTCCCGGGACACCCGGACGAGGTGGAGCCTCTGCTGAGGGCGGCCGTGGAGGGAACGGGCTCGGAGTACATCAGGCTGTCCGCCGCGTCGAACCGCAAGCCGATGGCGCGACGTCCCGGCGAGGTGATTCCGGTTCGCCACGGATCGACGGGAGCACCCGTGGTGCTGGCCGTCGGGCCGATGCTCGACGTGGTGCTGGCAGCCACCGCCGCTCGGGACGTGACCGTGGCGTACGTGGCGACCGTGCATCCTCTCGACCGGCGAGCCGTCAGGGCGCTCGCATCGAGCGCCACGGAGATCGTCGTCGTCGAGCCATACCTGGCAGGCACGTCGGCGGCGGGCATCGCGGCTGCCTTGTGGGACAAGCCGCACCGGCTGCTGTGCGTGGGGGCACCGGCCGCCGAACTGCGCCGCTACGGCACGCGGGAACAGCTCGAGGCGGACGCCGGGCTCGACGCGGCAGGGATCGCCGCGCAGCTCGCAGGATTCCTCGACCTCGTGCAGGCGGCGTGA
- a CDS encoding MFS transporter has protein sequence MFRTFFVDVSPLRESREYRLLFGGQIISLLGRQLALVAAPFQLYELTGSTLAVGLLGLAQFPALVVGSFFGGTLSDAFDRRRILMIVQVIMAATSVGLAVNAGLEAPTVWAIYAFTTANAFFSAIDSPARSAMIPRLVSAARLPSAFALNILEYTTGAAVGPAIAGFIIGSAGIAEAFWIDAGSFAIALFALFLMRPLPPEGGGTAVGWSSVVEGFRFLRGKQELKGVFAVDISAMVFGMPRALFPEFGLSVLGGNAQTVGLLYAAPGIGSVAAAATSGWVGKVTQPGKATVAAVLVWSAGVVGFGLSPTALPAILFLVMAGAGDAISAVFRQTILQVTTPDRLRGRLSAVQIAVVAGGPRVGDAEAGVVAGAYGPRVSAWTGGLASAIGAVVVAFAYPAFRDWRDPETSRGQERRAG, from the coding sequence ATCTTCAGAACCTTCTTCGTCGACGTATCGCCCCTCCGAGAGTCCCGCGAGTACCGGCTTCTCTTCGGCGGCCAGATCATCTCGTTGCTCGGCAGGCAGCTTGCGCTGGTGGCGGCTCCGTTCCAGCTCTACGAGCTGACAGGGTCGACGCTGGCCGTCGGTCTCCTCGGCCTCGCCCAGTTCCCAGCGCTCGTCGTCGGCTCGTTCTTCGGAGGGACCCTCTCGGACGCATTCGACCGTAGGAGGATCCTGATGATCGTCCAGGTCATCATGGCGGCCACCAGCGTCGGCCTCGCCGTCAACGCAGGGCTCGAGGCGCCGACGGTCTGGGCCATCTACGCCTTCACGACGGCCAACGCCTTCTTCTCCGCCATCGACTCGCCCGCTCGCAGCGCGATGATCCCGAGGCTCGTCTCGGCCGCACGGCTCCCGTCGGCCTTCGCCCTCAACATCCTCGAGTACACAACGGGGGCCGCCGTCGGCCCGGCGATCGCCGGTTTCATCATCGGGAGCGCCGGCATCGCCGAGGCTTTCTGGATCGATGCCGGCTCCTTCGCGATCGCCCTGTTCGCCCTGTTCCTGATGCGTCCACTTCCGCCCGAAGGCGGCGGAACCGCGGTTGGGTGGTCCTCCGTCGTCGAAGGATTCCGATTCCTGCGCGGCAAGCAGGAGCTCAAGGGCGTGTTCGCCGTCGACATCTCCGCCATGGTCTTCGGGATGCCGCGGGCGCTCTTCCCCGAGTTCGGGTTGAGCGTGCTCGGTGGCAATGCCCAGACGGTCGGCCTCCTCTACGCAGCCCCCGGTATCGGCTCCGTTGCGGCCGCAGCCACTTCCGGATGGGTCGGCAAGGTGACGCAGCCCGGCAAGGCGACCGTCGCCGCCGTGCTCGTGTGGAGCGCCGGGGTGGTCGGATTCGGACTGTCGCCGACGGCGTTGCCTGCCATCCTGTTCCTCGTCATGGCAGGTGCAGGGGACGCAATCTCTGCGGTGTTCCGGCAGACGATCCTGCAGGTGACGACTCCCGATCGCCTGCGGGGGAGGCTCTCGGCCGTCCAGATCGCGGTGGTCGCCGGCGGGCCCAGGGTCGGCGACGCCGAGGCCGGAGTCGTCGCCGGTGCCTATGGCCCGCGCGTTTCCGCCTGGACGGGCGGGCTTGCGTCCGCCATCGGCGCCGTCGTGGTTGCCTTCGCCTACCCGGCGTTCCGCGATTGGCGCGACCCGGAGACGTCACGCGGGCAAGAGAGGAGAGCGGGATGA
- a CDS encoding class I SAM-dependent methyltransferase, which yields MTNQDIALEDRIVSAATAALELLSIHLGRRLGLYQAVTVPRTPGELAAAAGIHERYAREWLEQQAVAGLVDVAAPSPKWDERSYVLTDHHTAVLIDPEHPAHVAPLADMFAGIAGVLDDVAAAYRTGGGVPYAEYGTIFRNGQAGINRPAFTHDLVSWLQAVPDVAARLAEGGKLADLGCGAGWSTIALATALPHTEVIGYDSDPASIADAAANAAERGVDVAFELADASALEAHGPFDLVVILEALHDMARPAEVLAAARRALASDGAVLVADEKVADEFTSQGDELERMMYGWSIVHCLPAALAESPSAAIGTVIRPAMVEALAAEAGFSAVHVSDIDAGFFRLYGLRV from the coding sequence ATGACGAACCAGGACATCGCACTCGAGGACCGCATCGTGTCGGCTGCGACGGCGGCGCTGGAGCTGCTGTCGATCCACTTGGGGAGGCGCCTCGGCCTCTACCAGGCGGTCACCGTCCCGCGCACTCCCGGCGAGCTGGCGGCCGCGGCGGGCATCCACGAGCGCTACGCCAGGGAGTGGCTCGAGCAGCAGGCCGTGGCGGGTCTCGTCGACGTGGCGGCGCCGTCCCCCAAGTGGGACGAACGCTCGTACGTGCTCACCGACCACCACACGGCAGTGCTCATCGACCCCGAGCACCCGGCCCACGTGGCACCGCTCGCCGACATGTTCGCCGGCATCGCCGGGGTCCTCGACGACGTTGCGGCCGCCTACCGAACCGGTGGCGGAGTCCCGTACGCCGAGTACGGGACGATCTTCAGGAACGGCCAGGCAGGCATCAACCGGCCGGCCTTCACCCACGATCTCGTCTCGTGGCTCCAAGCGGTCCCCGACGTTGCGGCTCGCCTCGCCGAAGGAGGCAAACTCGCCGACCTCGGCTGCGGAGCCGGCTGGTCGACGATCGCCCTCGCCACGGCGCTTCCCCACACCGAGGTGATCGGCTACGACTCGGATCCGGCGAGCATCGCGGACGCCGCGGCGAACGCCGCGGAGAGAGGCGTCGACGTCGCCTTCGAGCTCGCCGACGCCTCAGCCCTCGAAGCACACGGTCCTTTCGACCTCGTCGTGATCCTCGAGGCGCTCCACGACATGGCCCGGCCGGCCGAGGTCCTGGCGGCGGCGAGGCGAGCGCTGGCGTCCGACGGGGCCGTGCTCGTCGCCGACGAGAAGGTCGCAGACGAGTTCACGTCGCAGGGCGACGAACTGGAGAGGATGATGTACGGGTGGAGCATCGTCCACTGCCTCCCCGCCGCACTCGCAGAGTCGCCTTCTGCGGCGATCGGGACAGTGATCCGGCCTGCGATGGTCGAGGCGCTGGCCGCCGAAGCCGGGTTCTCGGCGGTGCATGTGAGCGACATCGACGCAGGCTTCTTCAGGTTGTACGGCCTGAGGGTGTGA
- a CDS encoding pyridoxamine 5'-phosphate oxidase family protein: MSTEHRPQVDRPIMPAGYGVPGSPDGLLSWQAVEERLRSAHVYWMATNRPDGKPHVVPRWGVWVDGAFWYDGSPETLHARNLASNPSCVLHLEDGSAATILEGTSGAATPPAPELAAAISAEFIRKYEEHGYAPGPDSWSGEHAGGLSRFVPAKALAWQEFPKDVTRFRFD; the protein is encoded by the coding sequence ATGTCGACCGAACACCGACCGCAGGTCGATCGACCGATCATGCCGGCTGGCTACGGAGTGCCCGGGTCGCCGGACGGACTCCTCTCGTGGCAGGCAGTCGAGGAGAGGCTCCGATCGGCGCATGTGTACTGGATGGCGACGAATCGGCCGGACGGCAAGCCGCACGTCGTGCCACGGTGGGGGGTCTGGGTGGATGGAGCTTTCTGGTACGACGGGTCACCCGAGACGCTCCACGCCAGGAACCTCGCCTCGAATCCGAGCTGCGTGCTCCACCTCGAAGACGGGTCGGCCGCCACCATCCTCGAAGGAACCTCCGGAGCGGCGACGCCGCCTGCCCCGGAGCTCGCTGCTGCCATCTCGGCGGAGTTCATCCGCAAGTACGAGGAGCACGGGTACGCGCCCGGCCCCGACTCCTGGAGCGGAGAGCACGCAGGCGGCCTCTCCCGTTTCGTGCCGGCCAAAGCATTGGCGTGGCAGGAGTTCCCGAAGGACGTGACCCGCTTTCGGTTCGACTGA
- a CDS encoding nitroreductase/quinone reductase family protein: MDQSLESALQRGGIVDITTTGRKSGTARRIEIYFHNLDGRYYITGRPGFSRDWIANLVADPAMTVHFKRGLTHDLAAIADVITDRDEKRRVIGRVRVESWGVDPAEVEADIEHWVETSPLIEFRPAG; this comes from the coding sequence ATGGACCAATCACTCGAGAGCGCACTACAGCGCGGCGGCATCGTCGACATCACCACAACGGGCCGAAAGTCCGGCACGGCGAGGCGCATCGAGATCTACTTCCACAACCTCGACGGTCGCTACTACATCACAGGGCGACCAGGGTTCTCGCGCGACTGGATCGCCAACCTCGTCGCTGATCCTGCGATGACGGTCCACTTCAAGAGGGGCCTCACCCACGACCTGGCTGCGATTGCCGACGTCATCACCGATCGTGACGAGAAGCGCCGCGTGATCGGCAGGGTCCGCGTCGAGAGCTGGGGGGTCGATCCGGCCGAGGTGGAGGCAGACATCGAGCACTGGGTGGAGACCTCCCCGCTGATCGAGTTCCGACCCGCCGGCTGA
- a CDS encoding winged helix DNA-binding domain-containing protein, producing the protein MGGTRIQIDDGQRRARLGRRHHLAKAAADVATAARSLVGLHSSDPASVYLAAQARVAGVTPDDVAAALYDERSLVRVLGMRRTMFVVPTDLARVIHAAVTQHLAAGEHTRTIKMLTDAGVADAEAWLDGVAEATVSALRRRGEAVATQLRDDVAGLREKVRVGVGTKWEGDIGLSTRTLFLLATEGRIVRARPRGTWISTQYRWALAEDWLGEPLAGIAPRRAAADLLGAWLRAYGPGTLVDMKWWTGWTVAKTKAALADVGAVEVDLSDGIGFVLPGDIESVDEPDPWVALLPGLDSTVMGWKQRSWYLGDHSARLFDSNGNAGPTVWCDGRVVGGWAQRRTGEVVTELLDDVGRARRAVIDRKAAELEEWIGDLRVTPRFRTPLERLIIAED; encoded by the coding sequence GTGGGCGGGACGCGGATCCAGATCGACGATGGGCAGCGACGGGCTCGTCTGGGGAGACGCCACCACCTCGCGAAGGCGGCGGCCGACGTCGCAACGGCGGCGAGATCGCTCGTGGGGCTCCACTCGTCCGACCCGGCATCGGTGTACCTGGCGGCGCAAGCCAGGGTCGCCGGTGTCACGCCCGATGACGTCGCAGCCGCCCTCTACGACGAACGATCGCTCGTGCGGGTCCTCGGCATGCGCCGCACGATGTTCGTGGTGCCCACCGATCTGGCGAGGGTCATCCACGCCGCCGTGACGCAGCATCTGGCGGCAGGCGAGCACACCCGCACGATCAAGATGCTCACCGACGCAGGCGTCGCAGACGCCGAGGCCTGGCTGGACGGTGTCGCCGAGGCCACTGTGTCTGCTCTGCGCCGCCGAGGCGAGGCCGTGGCCACCCAGCTGCGCGACGACGTCGCCGGGCTCCGTGAGAAGGTGAGAGTCGGAGTCGGCACGAAGTGGGAGGGAGACATCGGACTGTCGACCCGCACGCTGTTCCTCCTCGCCACGGAGGGGAGGATCGTGCGCGCCAGACCGCGCGGGACCTGGATCAGCACGCAGTACCGCTGGGCGCTGGCCGAGGACTGGCTCGGCGAGCCGCTGGCCGGGATCGCCCCGCGAAGGGCAGCTGCCGACCTGCTGGGAGCCTGGCTGCGGGCGTACGGTCCCGGCACCCTCGTCGACATGAAGTGGTGGACGGGTTGGACCGTCGCCAAGACCAAGGCGGCGCTCGCGGACGTCGGAGCCGTGGAGGTCGATCTCTCGGATGGTATCGGTTTCGTGCTCCCCGGGGACATCGAGTCGGTGGACGAACCGGACCCGTGGGTGGCGCTGCTCCCCGGGCTCGACTCGACCGTCATGGGTTGGAAGCAGCGCTCCTGGTACCTCGGTGACCACTCGGCGAGGCTGTTCGACAGCAACGGCAACGCAGGGCCGACCGTGTGGTGTGACGGCCGGGTCGTCGGGGGTTGGGCGCAGCGGCGCACGGGCGAGGTCGTCACGGAGCTACTCGACGATGTCGGTCGGGCGCGACGTGCCGTCATCGACCGCAAGGCCGCCGAGCTGGAGGAATGGATCGGCGACCTGCGGGTGACGCCCCGGTTTCGGACTCCGTTGGAGCGCCTCATCATCGCCGAGGACTGA
- a CDS encoding HAMP domain-containing sensor histidine kinase produces the protein MATSHTLHHRDELELIASAAAVPMLIVDYTPIIEHFAGLAPPEVALRLADDGELIRCLRLPRVLAVSPQWIDLYGSPLAPEPPDLDARQFTPATHPDLATSMRLQFLAPFTGETSIVREHSAPTMLGDVVVRSHWKAALDGGRPDYTRVVIVDHNVTDLRAALRSLEDALESRDRLVATVGHELRHPVSAMVGFGAILLDGWDDLSDEERKELVGTLVTQADDITVLMDDLLTAATSRSMAVASEQLDMATVLESVDLREVDVMVEVGLAVLGDALRIRQIVRNLVGNARKHGGGRVELAATTAAHGVTVTVTDDGAGIPEDVAVRLFELFAHGGASGSLGIGLAVSRMLARAMGGDLSLVSARGPTIFELTLPGVDSPVPASGLPG, from the coding sequence ATGGCAACGAGCCACACTCTCCATCATCGCGACGAGCTCGAGTTGATCGCCTCCGCCGCCGCCGTCCCGATGCTCATCGTCGACTACACCCCGATCATCGAGCACTTCGCAGGTTTGGCGCCGCCCGAGGTGGCGCTGCGGCTGGCAGACGACGGAGAGCTGATCCGCTGCCTACGGCTGCCGCGCGTCCTCGCCGTGAGCCCGCAGTGGATCGACCTCTACGGGTCCCCGCTCGCCCCCGAGCCGCCCGACCTCGATGCACGCCAGTTCACGCCTGCCACCCACCCCGACCTCGCCACCTCGATGCGGCTCCAGTTCCTGGCGCCCTTCACAGGTGAGACGTCGATCGTCCGTGAGCACTCGGCGCCCACGATGCTCGGCGACGTCGTGGTCCGATCGCATTGGAAGGCGGCTCTCGACGGCGGCCGGCCGGATTACACGAGGGTCGTGATCGTCGACCACAACGTCACGGACCTGCGGGCGGCTCTCAGATCGCTCGAGGACGCCCTCGAGTCGCGGGACCGCCTCGTGGCGACTGTTGGTCACGAGCTGAGGCACCCCGTCAGTGCCATGGTCGGGTTCGGGGCGATCCTCCTCGACGGCTGGGACGACCTGTCCGACGAGGAACGCAAGGAGCTCGTCGGAACGCTCGTCACACAGGCCGACGACATCACGGTTCTGATGGACGATCTGCTCACCGCCGCCACCAGCAGGTCGATGGCCGTCGCTTCCGAGCAGCTCGACATGGCGACCGTCCTGGAATCGGTCGACCTGCGCGAGGTCGACGTGATGGTGGAGGTTGGGCTTGCGGTGCTCGGCGACGCGCTGCGCATCAGGCAGATCGTGCGAAACCTCGTCGGGAACGCCCGGAAGCACGGCGGGGGGCGCGTCGAGCTCGCAGCGACGACGGCGGCGCACGGCGTCACCGTCACGGTCACCGACGACGGCGCCGGGATACCGGAGGATGTCGCCGTTCGGTTGTTCGAGCTGTTCGCGCACGGCGGGGCGTCGGGATCGCTCGGAATCGGGCTGGCGGTGTCCCGCATGCTGGCGCGCGCCATGGGAGGCGACCTGAGCCTCGTGAGCGCCCGAGGCCCGACGATCTTCGAGCTGACGCTGCCGGGCGTCGATTCGCCGGTGCCGGCATCCGGCCTACCCGGCTGA
- a CDS encoding ROK family transcriptional regulator, producing MSLAPIRSTTDLPKATKRDARVRNLRTILQALYSGRASTRAELSRATGLTRAAVSNLVSELIDESLINEAGTSANPLGGKPATLLTVNEAARTIVVIDLGHRPIRGALLDLAGTVLHRESHSPANGRPSVDDVVALASRLLASATTPVLGIGVGTPGVVDANGTVVEASNLGWHDVPLADLLTERLGHPTVVTNDAHAAALGELRLFETDADSLVLVELGEGVGTGLVLASSIHRGDHGAAGELGHVVVDPEGPLCRCGKQGCLETFASVPAIIRRAAGGLDPDSIPWTREAVAGVAGTAATDEAIAFAGRHLGAALAHVVGILDVTRIVVTAELEGADDALVTAVDGELRRRLLRATAEHVTVEATRIGPDLVLAGAGAAVLADQLGVVLR from the coding sequence ATGTCCCTCGCACCAATCCGCTCGACGACCGATCTGCCGAAGGCGACGAAGCGCGATGCCCGGGTCCGCAACCTCAGAACGATCCTCCAGGCGCTCTACAGCGGGCGCGCCTCCACCAGGGCCGAGTTGTCACGAGCGACCGGACTGACGCGAGCCGCCGTCTCGAACCTCGTGTCCGAGCTCATCGACGAGTCTCTCATCAACGAGGCGGGCACCTCGGCCAACCCGCTCGGGGGCAAACCGGCGACCCTGCTCACGGTCAATGAGGCGGCCCGCACCATCGTCGTCATCGATCTGGGCCACCGTCCGATCCGCGGCGCGCTCCTCGACCTCGCCGGCACCGTACTCCATCGCGAGTCCCACTCTCCCGCCAACGGTCGCCCTTCGGTCGACGACGTCGTTGCGCTCGCCTCCCGACTCCTCGCCTCGGCGACGACCCCGGTGCTCGGCATCGGGGTCGGCACGCCGGGTGTGGTGGATGCGAACGGAACCGTCGTCGAGGCCTCGAACCTCGGCTGGCACGACGTCCCGCTCGCCGACCTTTTGACCGAGCGGCTCGGACATCCCACGGTGGTCACGAACGACGCCCACGCCGCAGCCCTCGGCGAGCTGCGCCTCTTCGAGACCGACGCCGACAGCCTCGTCCTCGTCGAGCTCGGCGAGGGTGTCGGAACCGGGCTCGTCCTCGCCTCCTCGATCCACCGCGGCGATCACGGCGCCGCCGGGGAGCTCGGCCACGTCGTCGTCGACCCGGAAGGTCCCCTCTGCCGTTGCGGCAAGCAAGGCTGCCTCGAAACCTTCGCCTCGGTGCCGGCGATCATCAGGAGAGCGGCAGGCGGCCTCGACCCGGACTCGATCCCGTGGACCCGGGAGGCCGTCGCCGGCGTTGCAGGCACCGCCGCCACCGACGAGGCGATCGCATTCGCCGGACGCCATCTCGGAGCCGCCCTCGCCCACGTCGTCGGCATCCTCGACGTGACACGTATCGTCGTCACCGCCGAGCTCGAGGGTGCGGACGACGCCCTGGTCACCGCCGTCGACGGGGAGCTCAGGCGCCGCCTCTTACGGGCGACGGCCGAGCATGTGACGGTCGAGGCGACCCGGATCGGGCCTGATCTCGTCCTCGCCGGTGCCGGCGCAGCCGTGCTGGCCGATCAGCTCGGAGTCGTCCTGCGATGA
- a CDS encoding ROK family protein has translation MSDLMGGIDIGGTTIDSVVLGPDRTVLGRDTRPTLVMAGRRLIDSVLESFSEALAAAGETIDQIAAVGVGVPGRVDPETGSVHTAVNLGIGEEGFPVGPELAHALAVPVTVENDARVAAVGAADHYGDGTPVRHLVYLGLGTGVSAGILRDGQLVRGSHGLAGEIGHVPVFDDGAICSCGLVGCLETVISGPAISKAWPQVASDHARHMFAMAEEGREGARRIADDVAKHVATAVQWLAAVHDPSLIVVGGGVAVSGGRALADRVVAVLASRVEASSLGRRLFDPARLRFATGEVPIGAVGAAALAHQRFTTVLADRAISHAETGGGT, from the coding sequence ATGAGCGACCTCATGGGCGGGATCGACATCGGCGGTACGACGATCGACTCCGTCGTGCTCGGGCCGGACCGCACGGTCCTCGGCAGAGACACGCGGCCGACCCTCGTCATGGCAGGCAGGCGGCTCATCGACTCGGTCCTCGAGTCCTTCTCCGAGGCACTCGCAGCGGCTGGAGAGACGATCGACCAGATCGCGGCGGTCGGCGTCGGGGTCCCGGGCAGGGTCGACCCCGAGACGGGGAGCGTCCACACGGCCGTCAACCTCGGTATCGGCGAAGAGGGCTTCCCGGTCGGCCCAGAGCTGGCACACGCCCTGGCAGTGCCCGTGACCGTCGAGAACGACGCCCGGGTGGCAGCGGTCGGGGCAGCCGACCACTACGGAGACGGAACCCCGGTGCGCCACCTCGTCTACCTGGGTCTCGGCACCGGAGTCTCGGCCGGGATCTTGCGGGACGGCCAGCTGGTGCGAGGGAGCCACGGGCTCGCGGGCGAGATCGGCCACGTGCCCGTCTTCGACGACGGAGCGATCTGCTCGTGCGGTCTCGTCGGCTGCCTCGAGACGGTCATCTCCGGGCCGGCGATCTCGAAGGCATGGCCGCAGGTCGCGTCGGATCACGCCAGACACATGTTCGCGATGGCCGAAGAGGGGCGGGAGGGCGCCCGCCGCATCGCCGACGACGTCGCCAAGCACGTCGCAACCGCCGTCCAGTGGCTGGCGGCGGTCCACGACCCGAGCCTCATCGTGGTTGGCGGTGGAGTAGCCGTCTCCGGCGGAAGAGCGCTCGCCGACCGGGTCGTCGCCGTCCTCGCCTCGCGTGTGGAGGCGTCGAGCCTCGGGAGACGTCTGTTCGACCCGGCTCGCCTCAGGTTCGCGACAGGAGAAGTTCCCATCGGGGCTGTCGGAGCGGCTGCGCTCGCGCACCAGCGCTTCACGACCGTCCTCGCCGACAGGGCAATCAGCCATGCAGAGACAGGAGGAGGCACATGA
- a CDS encoding ABC transporter substrate-binding protein produces MRRLTPLVLVVAFAVVVGACADGSSTTTRAPSDTTTATTAGETTTSGATETTAAPTTTEAVATGPYEFLDRAKAGEFAGTEVEILAQWIDAEAANFQASLQPFIDATGIDVNFEGITDYETVLRTRVDGGNAPDLAQIAQPGLMQSLASEGNLVDLSGWFNLDQLSQDYIASFVDLATYEGSVYGVYFKGDLKSIVWYPVEAFASAGYQIPNTWDELIALSDQIVADGNGSPWCVSMEHGDVSGWVATDWIEDVLLRTAPPETYDAWVNHEIAFDDPAVLNAAGLVGEVWFADGYVFGGTDAINGTWVGDTQTPMFDAAGPKCWMHKQAAWIPEFWPEGTQAGVDSSFFYFPPIDADYGSPVLGGGDMFVMFDDRPEVRATLEYLATAEAAKGWIDAGGFVSPNQSVPLDWYSTYPNDALAEILAGASTFRFDASDTMPAAVGQGSFWAGMIDWVAANGGGTEEVFAEIEASWPAS; encoded by the coding sequence ATGAGAAGACTCACACCGCTCGTCCTCGTTGTCGCGTTCGCAGTGGTCGTCGGGGCGTGCGCCGACGGCTCGAGCACGACGACGCGGGCGCCGAGCGACACGACAACGGCGACCACAGCAGGAGAGACGACGACCAGCGGCGCCACGGAGACCACCGCGGCACCCACGACGACAGAGGCGGTGGCAACAGGCCCGTACGAGTTCCTCGATCGGGCAAAGGCCGGCGAGTTCGCAGGCACGGAGGTCGAGATCCTCGCTCAGTGGATCGACGCCGAAGCCGCCAACTTCCAGGCGTCTCTCCAGCCGTTCATCGACGCCACGGGGATCGACGTCAACTTCGAGGGGATCACCGACTACGAGACGGTGCTGCGCACCCGGGTTGATGGAGGCAACGCCCCCGATCTCGCCCAGATCGCCCAGCCGGGCCTGATGCAGTCTCTCGCTTCGGAAGGCAACCTCGTCGACCTGTCGGGGTGGTTCAACCTCGATCAGCTCTCGCAGGACTACATCGCGTCCTTCGTCGACCTGGCGACCTACGAGGGGAGCGTCTACGGGGTGTACTTCAAGGGCGACCTGAAGTCGATCGTGTGGTACCCGGTGGAAGCCTTCGCAAGCGCCGGATACCAGATCCCGAACACCTGGGACGAGCTCATCGCGCTCAGCGACCAGATCGTCGCCGACGGCAACGGGTCACCGTGGTGCGTCTCGATGGAGCACGGAGACGTGTCGGGCTGGGTGGCGACGGACTGGATCGAGGACGTGCTGCTGAGGACCGCCCCGCCGGAGACATACGACGCATGGGTCAACCACGAGATCGCATTCGACGATCCGGCGGTGCTCAACGCTGCCGGCCTCGTCGGTGAAGTGTGGTTCGCGGACGGATACGTCTTCGGTGGCACCGACGCCATCAACGGCACATGGGTCGGGGACACACAGACGCCGATGTTCGACGCGGCCGGGCCCAAGTGCTGGATGCACAAGCAGGCGGCCTGGATCCCCGAATTCTGGCCGGAGGGCACGCAAGCCGGAGTCGACAGCTCCTTCTTCTACTTCCCCCCGATCGACGCCGACTACGGGTCACCCGTGCTCGGCGGCGGTGACATGTTCGTCATGTTCGACGACAGGCCGGAAGTGAGGGCGACGCTCGAGTACCTGGCGACCGCGGAGGCCGCCAAGGGCTGGATCGACGCCGGAGGCTTCGTGTCGCCGAACCAGAGCGTGCCGCTCGACTGGTACTCGACCTACCCGAACGACGCGCTGGCCGAGATCCTCGCAGGCGCATCGACATTCAGGTTCGACGCCTCGGACACCATGCCGGCGGCGGTCGGCCAAGGATCGTTCTGGGCGGGCATGATCGACTGGGTGGCCGCCAACGGTGGCGGCACCGAGGAAGTGTTCGCCGAGATCGAAGCGAGCTGGCCGGCGAGCTGA